A stretch of DNA from Cryptomeria japonica chromosome 4, Sugi_1.0, whole genome shotgun sequence:
AGGTATTCATCTTATGACTTAGAACTATATGCACTTGCACAAGCCctcaagaaatggaggcattacctcctACCTAAAGATTTCATTGTTTACATAGATAATCAGGCTCTAAGTTTCCTCAATATTCAGGACAAGTTGAGTCACAaacatatcaaatgggtagaatcCATCAAAGCCTATACCTTCAttattaagcacaagaaagggcaagccaacaaggtggtagatgcctTGAGTAAGATGGTGATAACAGTGCAGGAGGTACAATTGCAGAGTGTGGAAATTGATTGCCTAAAGGCCAcgtatgatgaagatgaagattttAAGGAGGTGCACAAGGTATGTTCATATTTTTCTAGCCATTATCATGTGGAGTATTCTGAATTCCTAATTCAAGATGGACTTTTGTTCAAGGGCAGTCAACTATGCATCCCTATGTGTTCAATTAGGGATAATATCATATGGGAGAAGCACTGTGGGAGATTAAGTGGCCACTTTGGCCTTGATAGGTCTTTCGTACAAGTCAATAGACACTATTACTGGCCTAGGATGTACACAAATGTAAGGATATTTGTGGATTCTTGTGTGGTGTGTGAAAGAGATAAAGGAGCAACTACAAATACAGGTTtgtatcaacccttacccattcctagCAAACCATGGTACAATATTAGGATGGAGTTTGTGATGGAGCTACCAAGGACACAAAAGGGATATGACAATgtatttgtagtggtggataggttcatTAAAATGACTCATTTTTTGCCATGTAAGAGCACCAATGATGCTTCCCATATTGTAGAAATCTTCTTTAGAGAAGTAGTGACGATTCATAGACTTCCTTCTAGCATTATGTCAGACTGAGATATGAAGTTTGTGTGTCATTTTTGAAGGACCTATGGAGGAATTTGGGCACAAACTTATCCTCTCGTTCttcctaccatccacaaatagatgagTAGAGTGAGGTGATCAATAGGTCTCTTGGTAACCTATTAAGGTGTCTAACCATACAACATGGTAAAGTATGGGATGCAATCCTTCCCCAAGaagaatttgcctataatgactTAGTTAATAGAAGTAATGGGAAGAGTCATTTCCAAATAGTTTATGGGATGAATCTTAGGGGGATTATGGAGCTCCCAGAGTTACCTAATGAAGGAAGAATCATTGCATAAGGAGAAAGTTTTGTAGAAGCCATCAAAGAAATTCAGGATCAGGTGAAGACTACACTTCAACATAATACTATCAAGTATAAGGAACACAGACAAGAAGAGGAGGGATGTGAAATaccaagtgggagatctagtatgGGCACACTTGAAGAAGTAGAGGTTGCCAAAGGGGAAATACACTAAACTGATGATTAAGAAAATTGGTCCATGTAGAATTGTTCACAAGTTTGATCCTAATTCTCATGAGACTGAATTAACCCCTGAAATTGGTCTCTCACTAATTTTGAATGTTGCAGACCTTATGCCCTATAAATGTGGTGTTTTTTCAGGTGATAAGATAGGTATACAAATAGAGGATGATGCGGAGTTGCTCATGGTCTTCCACCTAGCCAACCCATGCAACTTGAATGTGTCTTGGATACTAAAGCTATCAAGAAGACTAGGAGAAATCTCTATAAGCAATATGTTGTGAACCAGTGTGGATGGATGAGCAAGACATCAAGAAGCATGGAACTTATTTGGACGAGCTCATCTCAAGTGGAGCTTCTGATTCTTCTgcctggggagtatggtgcaggggcaccatatggacatcatgAGGGATCATGAAGGATCATGGTGTATCATGAGTCATTTTTTGCGTTTAATAAGGTTACCGAGACCAATTTGTGTGGTTTTGCACTGGTTTGGACCCATTTGTAAGGCCATTGATCTTGTTAGGCATATATAAGCCAACTCGGTCAACTTTGGTCAATAGGTCAGTAGAAGTCTAGGGATGGGTAGGAAGTGCTCAATGAGAAAAAGTCCAAAAGGAcatttgatgtgagaagttgtatgaGGAAAGTTTGTGatacattgaatgatgaatttggagGGTAGTTGTGTGAAGACAAGAGTACTTTGATAGGTTTATGGGTAGTGGGGTGAATAGCCACTAGTTCCCTATGACTCTACATCAATTTAATTTTCATGGCATGTTTGTCTTTTAGATTCATGTATTATAACTTAAAAAAATTGCTCCTATTAaggcatatgcaatcactttaacatggggacaTACACTAATACATGTCACACTTTATGCATATACCTCAAGGTTTGGTTTATACACATTGATCACACACCATGATATGTTTAGTGCATGCTATATCACCCATTTTGTAGTCATATTTTTATATTACTTTTCAAGACAAAGATTTTTTTTATAATGTTTAtgtttggtgcatgttgcaacACCCATTTTGCAAGACTATGTTTTTTCTTTGTAATATGTTGAGTAAAATAACATAATACACCTTGAAAGACCTATTTGACTCTACTTtttgtaacatgactcatagtaagacaCCCTTACTAGACCAATAAGTCATGTtttttctcttctctcttctcATATAGGTCATAGTAAGAAGATCCTTACTAGACCTATAAGCCATATTATTCCTCATTTGTACATGCTCCATGCACACAAATAATCatatttttccttttatcttgacaTCTTAAACCAATGAGATCCTAAGCCTTTGGGGGATTGGTGTTTCCTTATCTCTTTAATGTCTTTGTGCAAGTATTTTGATGCaatcctatcctttattttgagtaTGATAATAAGTTCGTACTCCTGCTAAAGTGTGGGCTAAATGCAGCATTGTAAATTATATCCACATACAATTTCATACTCATTTGGGGCTCACTTTGGTACTTCTACCTCCTTTCCCCTAAGGTTTATTGATTCTTCTCATACCAATGCCAAATCAGAGGTCTCAACATTGTTTCTTTCTCTTTGACATAGATCCTAGTCCAAGAAAATTGTGCTAGGGTGCCTAGAACCCTAGTCCTCCTAGACTAGGATTGATACTGCCTTAGTCTCCCTAGACTAGGGTACACATCTCCATAGTCCAACCAAAAGGGACCCAAATTTGAACCGTTTAATAGTTTGAAAGTATTGAGTAGGAAAGTGCTCCCAATGTTGGCCTTCTTGAAAAATTTCACATGTCATGGGGTTGATTACAAAAGAGTCTTATACCCTCTTTTGAGAAATCTCTCATGAAGTAATTCAATCTACATAAAAAAATTCAATTGAGTAGGCAATTAGGAATTCTCGAAGTATTGAAGGAGTGGTCAAGTATTCAGATTTTTaaacattcaagatggcatccatgattaaTATTTTGTGAAGGAATGTATGATTTTCCATGTTAAAATATCAAAATTTCATTAGAATTCAAAGAAAGGAGATTCATagaaaatttataatatttaaatttttcatttcctTAAGGCTCTTAGCATCTACCCTAAAATGGTAAGCTATTCTTTCAATTATCCTTGTTGTAGAGTTAattcaaacctagggtttgacttagtcAAACTCCTATAAAGCCCAACACCATTTTCCTTCTCTGTTGTGTATAGGATTCAAATCTAATACATAATGATTAAAAATTCATGAAGTGAAAGATGAGACAAATATATTCAAATTTTGAAGAAGCATAAAACCCTAGACACATTGGCTTAGACCCATAGTCTAACACTTTTCTATTGGAATTTTATGAAGATAATCTATGCAATATCTTGATCTCGAATCTATTTAGAATATATGAATTAGACATCTTGAGGATAGTGATGCCTAGATCCATAGCCAATTTCTTCTAGACTCAATTTCCATATCTGTTCTCAAACTTTTAATATTTACCCTATATCTtattgttcctattgattattttaaattttgcatctttatACCTAtttattgttggaagtatgtgttgttgtgtttATCATTTATGACAAACTTGTTGTTCTAGATATTTGTTGGTCCAAAAAGTCTATGGTGTAgagatatctttttgtattggtgttgTAGTTACTCTATTAGTTCTTCTAAAAGTGTTCGAGTATAGGAAGTGTTAATGATATTTCTTGGTGTTGTTATCTTCTTTTTTTTATGCTTTTGGTATTAAGGATATGTTAGCTTTGTGTTTTGGGAATATCTTTGTGTTCTGCTAATGTTGTAGTATGTTTCATTGATAGATTCTAATATTTTGTGTTAAATCCTACTTCTTAGTTTGGTTATGATTTGTGGGTAAAATCACAAAcccatgtcacacttttataaagaaactgaccaacacaactaaaactatttatcTTTGATCgtataaaagtgacatttctaaattgaattttgaaataatgtaaactgatcaaatgtagaaatattaatgaaatttatgtgtattattttttaaatttgtttggaaaaaaattaatatttgtttCATAAACTCAAAGACAAATTTTTCATTGCTAAAAAAATACTAAAAAGTTAGGGGTTCTAGTCGgcatcaccaaaaaaaatgaaaacatacatttttttatattatttttttccaaatagagaacacaTATATGgcgtgttaatttttttttaaattttgatgtatattttttttcattataatattttgaagtccaaaatATCTATATTTGACAGTTTTCATTTAGCATCATCTTTttactactaaatttatcattaacataAAAAAACCCTTTTAAAGAAGATTCTCTCATGTcctgaaaaatattttattttattttttttcatatcatttaatatattttttttaatttcgaaTCAACCTCTTTTTAACTTGAAAAATCTACttgcaatttttaattaataaaatatattaaaaataatcaaaatacaaaaaaaatatatgtctagatttgtgactttgagctctacaaaagggtattttttgagttttgtaAAAAATATTCTACCTAAAGAAAAATTAAGAAGAAGTGAAAAGTTTCATAAATatagacaaaataggtgatttggctacCACATCACCTGCCACATTAGGTGAGGACTGATTTAAGCTAGACTATTTTGAATTTAAGCTATGAGAATTCCACAATCCATTATGTATTCTAATGTATTTATTTGGATTCGATTGTGCGTATTTTTTTTTcccatcaatgtttcgaatcacactttgtgattcatcatcaggatgaaaagaagtCCAATGACatgaatcatagagtgtgattcaaaacgttgatgggaaaaaaaATACACATAATCGAATCAagaaaagaattccaaagacatgaatcatagagtgtgattcaaaacgttgatgggaaaaaaaatacacacaatcgaatcaagaaaaatacattagaatattttgaatttcttatAAAAAACCTAGAGTCAAGTGCACACAAATTGTGATAATGGCACCAATAGTCCAACCAAACTGAGTTAGAATGGACTCTCAATGCCATTTAGGTGCCATGTTAGTGTGACATAGAGCACCATGTGGTCGGGTGGTAGTCCAGTCAAAATACCCCAAATTATCCCAAAGTGCAACTCAACTTCATGCTTTTACTCTTATGGGAATTAATTcaatatgttatgggtctcaccatagcgtcTAGAGATCAGGATAAGAGTTATTTGCATTAGAGAATATGTTTTGCGTCATTAATTATGTAATGGATGCATTATCTATTGGAATGTTGTGGGCTATGTTCTGGTGTTTGTGGATTGATGGTTTTGtcttaggaagatgtgttttgTTCCCCTCTTTATCCTAGAGTGGATCAAAGTGTGCGCTTTTGGTTtgaaacatttattttatttttaggccCACTTGGTTTTGTTCagaaaatagtgtctcaaccttacatttacatgaggttactatttatagtaagttttaatcTCAACATGAAATGGTGCTAAATTCTCCCCggagcttctagttggctagatgagCATGTCAATAAATTTttatcgcaagatcatagctagttttgaagatattaaagtttctatttttggagggtatgatgaaaggtttaaaattaatcttgagaactttgatgaatactaagagggggggggtgtgaattagtatgccaaaaatatttgcacttaaacactttgcaagactaacagtaaactcgtaaaatagtttagcagaaaaaccggttaacacacatgcaaaccaaatagctaataatgcattcacccacaaaagcacaaacaccataacacaagagattttgatgtggaaacccaaatgggaaaaaccacggtgagatggaactcacaagta
This window harbors:
- the LOC131874895 gene encoding uncharacterized protein LOC131874895, whose product is MAIGAVLSQEGRLVALFSEKLNGAERRYSSYDLELYALAQALKKWRHYLLPKDFIVYIDNQALSFLNIQDKLSHKHIKWVESIKAYTFIIKHKKGQANKVVDALSKMVITVQEVQLQSVEIDCLKATYDEDEDFKEVHKCGWMSKTSRSMELIWTSSSQVELLILLPGEYGAGAPYGHHEGS